A single genomic interval of Bradyrhizobium sp. AZCC 1693 harbors:
- a CDS encoding type II toxin-antitoxin system HicB family antitoxin, translating to MKKRLYPAVLERGPRGALGAWFPDFPGCVAGGRSQEEAIEKAEAALARAVDGMAEQGRPLPESTPIEQIALPKGADVVAYFIVGVDPPDPSERVNVYLPKSLITRIDKRATELGMSRSSFFGFAATIALDWSPHFPRSLVDPRSKVHKTGAVRAERRPGKKRP from the coding sequence TTGAAAAAACGGCTCTATCCGGCCGTGCTGGAGCGCGGCCCGCGCGGTGCGCTCGGCGCGTGGTTTCCCGATTTTCCGGGCTGCGTTGCCGGCGGGCGGTCACAGGAGGAGGCGATCGAGAAAGCGGAGGCTGCGCTGGCGCGAGCGGTGGACGGTATGGCAGAGCAGGGCAGGCCGCTGCCGGAGTCGACGCCGATCGAGCAGATCGCATTGCCCAAGGGTGCCGACGTCGTCGCCTATTTCATTGTCGGGGTCGATCCGCCCGATCCGTCCGAACGGGTCAACGTCTATTTGCCGAAGAGCCTGATTACGCGGATCGACAAGCGCGCCACGGAGCTTGGCATGAGCCGCTCCAGCTTCTTCGGCTTCGCCGCCACGATCGCGCTTGATTGGAGTCCGCACTTTCCGCGCAGCCTCGTGGATCCTCGCTCGAAGGTCCACAAGACTGGCGCGGTGCGAGCGGAGAGAAGGCCGGGCAAGAAGCGGCCGTGA
- a CDS encoding protein-L-isoaspartate O-methyltransferase family protein yields MDTQAELPIIRAAYAKQVLAAANVIDARVAQAFAAIPREDFLGPGPWLVRRWMRDYVSTPDADPVYLYTDDLVALVPERGVNNGQPSLHAHLIHQALPAVGGHVVHVGTGTGYYTAILAHLVGPSGRVTGIEYDGSLAARARASLAPYANVAVIEGDGTQVPFDPANVIYVNAGCTRPATRWLDGLADGGRLIMPMTSDQGFGGIAPERMASAGAVFRIERRAAEYLAYWISPVAIFPCAGSRDEASEQALAEAFTRGGWQKVTRLYRDQDVPDERCWLRGPDWCLAYH; encoded by the coding sequence ATGGACACGCAAGCCGAACTCCCCATTATCCGCGCGGCCTACGCCAAACAGGTTCTTGCCGCTGCAAACGTGATCGATGCGCGCGTAGCTCAAGCGTTTGCCGCCATCCCCCGCGAGGATTTTCTCGGCCCGGGTCCGTGGCTGGTGCGACGGTGGATGCGCGACTATGTGTCGACACCCGACGCCGACCCCGTCTATCTCTATACCGACGATCTGGTCGCGCTCGTGCCCGAGCGGGGCGTCAACAACGGCCAACCGTCGCTGCACGCCCATCTCATCCATCAGGCCTTACCCGCGGTCGGCGGGCACGTGGTGCATGTTGGAACAGGTACGGGCTATTACACCGCCATCCTCGCACATCTCGTCGGACCGTCAGGGCGGGTAACGGGAATCGAATATGATGGAAGCCTCGCCGCGCGCGCCAGAGCCAGCCTGGCGCCCTACGCGAATGTCGCGGTGATTGAAGGCGACGGCACACAGGTGCCGTTCGATCCCGCCAATGTCATCTATGTCAATGCCGGCTGCACGCGGCCAGCGACACGCTGGCTCGATGGCCTTGCCGATGGCGGCCGCCTGATCATGCCGATGACGTCGGATCAGGGATTTGGCGGCATTGCGCCGGAGCGCATGGCGAGCGCCGGCGCAGTGTTCCGAATTGAGCGAAGAGCGGCGGAATATCTCGCATACTGGATCTCGCCTGTTGCGATCTTTCCCTGCGCCGGCAGCCGCGATGAGGCTTCCGAACAAGCGCTTGCCGAAGCTTTTACCCGCGGCGGCTGGCAAAAGGTCACGCGACTGTACCGGGACCAGGACGTTCCCGACGAGCGCTGCTGGCTTCGCGGACCAGATTGGTGCCTCGCCTATCATTGA